The region CGCACTTCCGCGAATGACCAAGGAACTCAACGTCGCGAAACGAAAACAGGTCGCAGCTCTGGAACGCCTCGTGGGCGAGTTTGAAAACGCAGAGCGGTTGGTCACCGAAGCCATCGCTGTTATCGATGCCTTGCCCACGCCAGGCGCGCCGCATGATGCCTAACAGGTCGTTCGACGCGGACACGCACCGGCAAGGCGCCGCAAGCCGTGCGCGGGAGCATACGTCTTGCGGCGCCTTGCCGGTGAGTGCCGGTGAGTGCCGGTCAACTCCGACGTTAGGCGTCACATGAACATAGCACGCATCCCCGTTGGTCTCACTCTGTTCGTGACGCTGGCGCTTACGCCGCCACTTGCCGGTGCGCAATACGCTCTAACAGAAGCGACCATGGAGTCAGTCGAGTCGGTCGCGTTCGGCGAGTGCTGGTGGTTGGCCGAACACGCGGAGCCCAAACCAACCGACAGAACGCAGTTCGAGCGCCAGTGCCGTGACTCTTTGGCTCCGAAAATTGTTGAGCAACGTCGGTTGCTCGGTGAGGCCGAGAAGCAGCTAGCGACAGAGTACGCCCAACTGTCCACGGCACTCAAAGCCCAAGGACGCATTCGACCTCGGTCGCTTCTGTTAA is a window of Caenimonas aquaedulcis DNA encoding:
- a CDS encoding lysozyme inhibitor LprI family protein; its protein translation is MNIARIPVGLTLFVTLALTPPLAGAQYALTEATMESVESVAFGECWWLAEHAEPKPTDRTQFERQCRDSLAPKIVEQRRLLGEAEKQLATEYAQLSTALKAQGRIRPRSLLLSQRNWAKFRDAHCTLEVERVMGNYRSPHRLATCLEVEATKRIEYLKGFAG